One window of Chryseobacterium sp. JJR-5R genomic DNA carries:
- the lon gene encoding endopeptidase La, with product MTEFEDISLEEMISDGFDIVAEEISLSDLSETEKNSGQKIFPILPVRNMVMFPNVVMPITAGRKTSIQLLEEAQNNGELIGIVSQKSSDLEQPAEKDMYQIGTLAKIIKIIKLPEGNITAITKGFYRFKVKKITETQPYFKAEISKLKDGKPKNQEEYEALLENVKDLALKIIELDPNIPNAANFAIKNINNNDDLLNFICTNANFPSSEKQKLLEEKNLMERANKCYEMMHEDFRKLELRNQIHQKTSKDLDKQQREYFLNQQIRTIQEELGGGPENDVEELILKARKKKWNEEVEEHFQKEINRLQRQNPNSPDYNVQRNYLDFFTDLPWDTFTKDTFDIEKAQRILDKAHFGLEDIKKRILEHMAVLKLKNNMKSPILLLVGPPGVGKTSLGKSVADALGRKYVRVSLGGLHDESEVRGHRKTYIGAMAGRILQSIKKSGTSNPVIVLDEIDKVGKGMHGDPSSALLEVLDPEQNKSFYDNFLEMGYDLSKVMFIATANSLSTIQTPLLDRMEIIQISGYTLEEKSEIAKRHLIKKQQEENGLDAKSFKLGNAELKHIIEAHTSESGVRTLEKRIAAIARWVALQTALAKEYDPKISIAKIDEILGVPRPKSLSELTDVPGVVTGLAWTSVGGDILFIESIISNGKGALTMTGNLGTVMKESATIALEYIKAKHDELGLTQDDIEKKNIHVHVPEGATPKDGPSAGIAMLTSMVSSFRNKKVKPHLAMTGEITLRGKVLPVGGIKEKLLAATRAGIKEVILCEANRKDVEEIKKDYLKDLNVHYVSWMNEVLELALENN from the coding sequence ATGACAGAGTTTGAAGATATTAGTTTAGAAGAGATGATAAGTGACGGATTTGATATTGTAGCGGAAGAAATCAGTCTTTCTGACCTTTCTGAAACAGAGAAAAATTCCGGACAAAAAATATTCCCGATCCTTCCTGTAAGAAATATGGTAATGTTCCCCAATGTGGTCATGCCTATTACCGCAGGAAGAAAAACATCCATCCAGCTTTTGGAAGAAGCCCAGAATAACGGCGAACTGATAGGAATCGTAAGCCAGAAAAGCTCGGACCTTGAGCAGCCGGCAGAAAAAGACATGTATCAGATCGGCACCCTGGCAAAAATTATAAAAATCATTAAGCTTCCTGAAGGCAATATTACAGCCATTACAAAAGGATTTTACCGGTTTAAGGTTAAAAAAATCACTGAAACACAGCCTTATTTCAAAGCTGAGATTTCCAAATTGAAAGACGGAAAGCCGAAAAATCAGGAAGAATATGAAGCTCTGCTGGAAAATGTAAAGGATCTGGCTTTAAAAATCATTGAGCTTGATCCCAATATCCCGAATGCAGCCAATTTTGCCATAAAAAACATCAACAACAATGATGACCTGCTGAATTTCATCTGTACGAATGCCAATTTCCCATCCTCTGAAAAGCAAAAGCTTCTGGAAGAGAAAAATTTGATGGAAAGGGCCAATAAATGCTATGAAATGATGCATGAGGATTTTAGGAAACTTGAGTTGAGGAATCAGATCCATCAGAAAACTTCCAAGGATCTTGATAAGCAGCAGAGGGAATACTTCCTGAATCAGCAGATCAGGACCATCCAGGAAGAGCTGGGCGGCGGACCGGAAAATGACGTGGAGGAACTGATTCTTAAGGCGAGAAAGAAAAAATGGAATGAAGAAGTAGAAGAGCATTTTCAAAAGGAAATCAACAGGCTGCAGCGCCAGAATCCTAATTCTCCGGATTATAATGTCCAGAGAAACTACCTGGATTTTTTTACGGATTTACCGTGGGATACCTTTACCAAGGACACTTTCGATATTGAAAAAGCCCAGAGGATACTGGATAAAGCCCATTTCGGGTTAGAAGATATAAAGAAAAGGATACTGGAACACATGGCAGTCCTGAAACTGAAAAACAACATGAAATCCCCTATCCTTTTATTGGTAGGACCTCCGGGCGTTGGGAAAACCTCATTGGGAAAATCTGTTGCCGATGCACTGGGAAGAAAATATGTACGTGTTTCTTTAGGCGGGCTTCATGACGAAAGTGAAGTACGAGGCCATAGAAAGACCTACATCGGGGCTATGGCAGGAAGGATTCTTCAGTCTATTAAAAAATCAGGGACATCCAATCCTGTCATTGTCCTGGATGAAATCGATAAGGTAGGAAAAGGAATGCACGGAGACCCAAGTTCTGCCCTTCTTGAGGTGCTTGATCCTGAACAGAACAAGTCTTTTTACGATAATTTCCTGGAAATGGGTTATGACTTATCTAAAGTGATGTTCATTGCGACAGCCAATTCACTATCAACCATTCAGACTCCTTTACTGGACAGGATGGAAATCATTCAGATTTCAGGATATACCCTGGAAGAGAAAAGCGAAATTGCCAAAAGACACCTCATAAAAAAGCAGCAGGAAGAAAACGGCCTGGATGCAAAATCATTTAAGCTCGGGAATGCTGAATTAAAACACATCATAGAAGCACATACTTCAGAAAGCGGGGTTAGGACCCTGGAAAAAAGGATTGCTGCGATCGCCCGTTGGGTAGCTTTACAGACTGCTTTGGCAAAAGAATATGACCCGAAAATATCAATCGCAAAAATTGATGAAATCCTCGGGGTGCCGAGACCGAAAAGCCTGTCTGAGCTTACAGATGTTCCGGGAGTGGTTACAGGCCTTGCCTGGACAAGCGTGGGCGGAGATATTTTATTCATTGAAAGCATCATCAGTAACGGAAAAGGTGCGCTGACCATGACCGGTAACCTGGGGACCGTTATGAAAGAGTCTGCAACCATTGCGCTGGAATACATTAAAGCGAAACATGATGAACTGGGACTTACACAGGATGATATTGAAAAGAAGAACATCCATGTTCACGTTCCTGAAGGAGCAACACCGAAAGACGGACCGTCTGCAGGTATTGCCATGCTTACCTCAATGGTTTCTTCATTTAGGAATAAAAAAGTAAAGCCCCATCTTGCCATGACAGGCGAAATTACGTTGAGAGGGAAAGTACTTCCTGTAGGCGGAATTAAGGAAAAGCTCTTGGCTGCCACACGGGCGGGAATCAAAGAAGTTATTCTTTGTGAAGCCAACAGAAAAGATGTTGAAGAAATCAAAAAGGATTATCTTAAAGATCTTAATGTCCATTATGTCAGCTGGATGAATGAAGTCCTTGAACTGGCTCTTGAAAATAACTGA
- a CDS encoding AI-2E family transporter — protein MNLLRLPFIVKLTLVVISIIGIGYLLALGQSILAPFFLAFLMAMLFLPAANFMEEKLRFSRSISTIASVLIMLMILTGMIYFFGSQLSDFSKDIPHLRVQFTSVFNDLQHWVSKTFHVKIDEQLTYLDQGLSKILSSSGVILGFTFGIFSTGLGFIVFFILFFIFILNYRRVLNNFIVTVFNEKHKASVQEVVREVRIMTKKYIVGLCLQVLIVSTLTSIVLTVLGVKYAILLGVLTGLLNVIPYLGICIALLISCFIAFATAAPSTCVYVLIGYIGVHIIDGNIVLPFVVGSKVKINALFSFIGIIIGEHLWGIAGMFLCIPAIAIIKIILERVEGLQPWGKLLGEEEKPDQKKKSYKLSKSITLKEMD, from the coding sequence ATGAATCTACTTCGGCTCCCTTTTATTGTCAAGCTTACCCTTGTCGTGATCTCAATTATCGGGATCGGTTACCTTTTAGCATTGGGACAGAGTATTTTAGCTCCTTTCTTTCTTGCTTTTCTGATGGCCATGCTCTTCTTACCTGCCGCAAATTTTATGGAAGAAAAACTGAGGTTTTCCAGATCCATATCAACCATCGCTTCGGTACTGATTATGCTGATGATTTTAACGGGAATGATTTATTTTTTCGGGTCACAATTATCTGATTTCAGTAAGGATATTCCGCATCTTAGGGTACAGTTTACGTCTGTTTTTAATGACCTGCAGCATTGGGTTTCCAAAACGTTCCATGTAAAAATAGATGAACAGCTTACTTATCTTGACCAGGGCCTGAGTAAAATTCTCTCTTCTTCAGGTGTGATTTTGGGTTTTACCTTCGGGATTTTTTCAACAGGGCTGGGCTTTATTGTTTTCTTTATCCTGTTCTTTATTTTTATCCTGAATTACAGAAGGGTCCTGAATAATTTTATTGTAACCGTTTTTAATGAAAAACATAAGGCAAGTGTTCAGGAAGTAGTTCGTGAAGTGAGAATCATGACCAAAAAATATATTGTCGGGCTCTGTCTCCAGGTTTTAATTGTCTCAACCCTTACTTCTATTGTTCTGACAGTACTAGGCGTGAAATATGCAATTTTACTGGGTGTTTTAACCGGCCTGCTGAATGTTATACCTTACCTGGGAATCTGCATTGCCCTTTTAATTTCGTGCTTCATTGCTTTTGCCACAGCGGCTCCGTCAACCTGTGTTTATGTGCTTATCGGATACATCGGTGTCCATATTATCGACGGGAATATTGTCCTGCCTTTTGTAGTAGGCTCAAAAGTAAAGATCAATGCTCTATTTTCGTTTATCGGTATTATCATAGGAGAACATTTGTGGGGAATTGCAGGGATGTTCCTTTGCATTCCGGCCATTGCGATTATTAAAATTATACTTGAAAGAGTAGAAGGCTTACAGCCTTGGGGAAAACTCCTTGGTGAAGAGGAAAAACCTGATCAAAAGAAGAAAAGCTATAAGTTATCAAAAAGCATTACGCTGAAAGAAATGGACTGA
- a CDS encoding acyl-CoA dehydrogenase family protein: protein MSDTFSKIRNAVELFRSIDFDQLGEISQKINLPKLMENFSKLDDKQLKDMMKMLDPDRKKKELPPIDGDFYDIYHTLSPEQREIQLKVREFMEKEVKPLVNHYWLRDEFPHELIPKFQKLNICGVTYEGYGCPGMPFLMEGVIAMEMARIDASIATFFGVQSGLAMGSIYICGSEEQKQKWLPQMQKFEKIGAFGLTEPEVGSGAAGGLTVTCKKTPEGWILNGQKKWIGNATFADLVIIWARDLGDGEVKGFIVEKDNPGYSVEKIKGKMALRIVQNGLITLKDCLVTEENRLQNANSFKDTGKVLRMTRAGVAWMATGCARGAYESALDYTRKREQFGKPIASFQMIQGHLVEMLSNLTAMQTMVFRLSEMQDEGILRDEHASLAKVFCTLRTRDIVSRAREVLGGNGILLEYDVARFVADAEAIYSYEGTKEINSLIVGRSITGFSAFV, encoded by the coding sequence ATGTCAGATACTTTTTCTAAAATCAGAAATGCAGTAGAATTGTTCAGATCCATCGACTTTGATCAACTGGGTGAAATCTCACAAAAAATAAATCTTCCGAAGCTGATGGAAAATTTTTCCAAGCTGGATGATAAGCAGTTAAAAGACATGATGAAAATGCTGGATCCGGACCGGAAAAAGAAAGAGCTTCCGCCTATTGATGGCGATTTCTATGATATTTACCATACACTGTCACCGGAACAGCGCGAAATTCAGCTTAAGGTGAGGGAGTTTATGGAAAAAGAAGTGAAGCCTCTGGTGAATCATTACTGGCTCAGGGATGAGTTCCCGCATGAACTGATCCCGAAATTTCAGAAGCTTAATATCTGCGGCGTCACCTATGAAGGATATGGCTGTCCGGGAATGCCTTTTCTGATGGAAGGGGTGATTGCCATGGAAATGGCCCGGATTGATGCTTCCATCGCTACATTCTTCGGCGTACAGTCGGGGTTGGCCATGGGGTCCATCTATATCTGCGGCTCTGAAGAGCAAAAACAGAAATGGCTGCCCCAGATGCAGAAGTTTGAAAAAATCGGGGCATTTGGACTCACAGAACCTGAAGTAGGTTCCGGAGCGGCAGGAGGTTTAACGGTAACGTGTAAGAAAACACCTGAAGGCTGGATTTTGAACGGACAGAAAAAATGGATCGGAAATGCAACGTTTGCCGATCTGGTAATTATCTGGGCGAGAGATCTGGGTGACGGCGAAGTAAAAGGGTTTATCGTAGAAAAAGACAATCCAGGTTACTCCGTTGAGAAAATTAAAGGCAAGATGGCATTGAGAATTGTTCAGAACGGCCTGATTACGTTAAAAGATTGTCTGGTGACTGAAGAAAACAGGCTTCAGAATGCCAATTCATTTAAAGATACGGGAAAAGTTCTTAGAATGACCCGGGCAGGAGTAGCCTGGATGGCAACGGGCTGTGCGAGAGGAGCCTATGAAAGCGCCCTGGATTATACCAGAAAGAGGGAACAGTTCGGAAAACCGATTGCTTCTTTCCAGATGATCCAAGGGCATTTGGTAGAGATGCTATCTAATCTGACCGCTATGCAGACGATGGTGTTCAGGCTGTCTGAAATGCAGGATGAGGGTATTCTTAGAGATGAGCACGCTTCTTTAGCAAAAGTATTCTGCACATTGAGAACCCGCGATATCGTTTCCAGGGCCCGGGAAGTCCTGGGAGGGAACGGGATACTTCTGGAATATGATGTGGCAAGATTTGTTGCCGATGCCGAAGCCATTTATTCGTATGAAGGGACCAAAGAAATCAATTCCCTGATTGTGGGAAGGTCTATTACAGGGTTCAGTGCTTTTGTATGA